A stretch of DNA from Aspergillus flavus chromosome 3, complete sequence:
CTTTAAATGCACTTATATGCTGATACTTTATCTTTAGTCCATTACGGAGCTTCTAAGACAGGATCCAGGGTTCCTTGCACAGCATAGGCTGGTGTTAGTTTCTGGTCCTATGAAGCGACCCTCTTTAGATGCCCTTTGCAAGGCTGCCAGTGAACTAAACATTCCAGTCTTGTATACACGCTCTGTTGGATTCTACTCTAGTTTCTCGCTTCAACTGCCGCCCTTGTTTCCTATAGTAGAGACCCATCCAGATCCGGAGACAACACAGGATCTCCGTCTGCTCAACCCTTGGCCGGAGTTGGCAGAAGCTGCTTCTCGAATTGATGATTTGGAGACCTTGGATGACCACCAACACGGTCATGTTCCATACCTATTACTACTTCTCCACTACCTTGAGAAATGGAAGGAGGCACATAACGGCAACGTTCCATCGAATTACAAGGAGAAGTCTGAGTTTAGGGAGATGGTGCGCTCTAGCGCAAGGACGTGTAATCCCGAAGGCGGCGAAGAGAACTACGATGAGGCTGTTGCGGCCGTATTGAAATCGCTGAACCCCTTTAGCTTACGCAGTTCGACTCGCGAGATctttgagatggaagagtGCAAAAACCCCCGAGCAGACTCGGCCGATTTTTGGATTATCGCATCTGCAGTTCGAGAGTTCTTCCAGCAGCATAATGTGCTACCTCTGCCCGGCTCACTGCCCGATATGAAAGCTCAGTCGGCAGACTATGTCTCTCTTCAGAACATCTACAAGTCAAAGGCGAAAAAAGATGTAGAGGAAGTCACAAATATAGTCAGAAGAATCGAGTCGCAAATAGGATCTCGGTCGGGTGATAtcccagagaaagaaatcgaaaTATTCTGCAAAAACGCCGCTCACATCAAGGTTATTCGTGGACGCAGTATCCCTGAAATTGATGGAGAAGCACAGACTCTTAAGGCCATCCGCAACAGTATAAGCATCCCTGACTCTCTTATTCCTGTATTCATTGCCTTCCAGGCCTTGGACAATGTTGTGACCGACCtccaagaaggaagaattccAAGTGGATCGATTGACGACGAGGTGGCATGGGGCGCTCAGATTGATCGTGTGCTCTCTGCGCTCACGGCCGACGACCAATCTACAATTGACGAGGACGCTCGAGAGCGCATTTCGGAAGCCATCCAAGAACTACGCCGGACAGAAGGCGGGGAACTGCATAATATTTCATCACTCACTGGTGGCTTGGTCGCCCAGGAGGCACTCAAGGTTATCACAAGGCAGTATGTACCGTTGGATAACACGTGCATCTTCGATGGAGTGCGAAGCCGTAGCGAGATGTATACGCTGTGATGCGGTTGCGCACCGGGGACTATGACAGAGCCTCTCTTAAGGAGGGCAACTGTAATGAAATGAAATTATGAATTGGTGTATCATCATCCTCCGAGTAGTTACTCTTTTCCGGCTTTTAAACTGTCATAAGCCCGCTCCCATTCCacattatatagatatatctcgTATCCACGGCGTCTGCAACCTTGTCATCTCCAGGCGGCTGAGGGTGCTCATTGATGTTCTCGTCAAATTCAAGCCAAGACCTCACTGGCTCTGCAAGAACGGAAATCGCATACTTGCGGTAGATCAAAGAAATtaggaaataataatagaaaatgtCACTATACAAGCCGGATATGAAGTCATACTCAAACTTCTGTAGAGCATTCACTATCCATTCATACCATCAAGTGTCCTTTAAAATATCTGTAGCTGATCGCTCACCCTCTTCCAATGGAGCGCCGCTAAGACCATTCTCCAGAATTTCCTTGTGTCTGATCAATCTATAGGTTAGTGACAAAACATCCAACCTCCCAAGGTGATTTAGATATGGACTGCTTGCCTCCTGATGTAAAATTCAATCCCCATCATTGAAACAATACTTCCGGCAGCCCAAGCAGCTGACAATGGAAATCCAATAGGATACCGTGGACTATCTGACGTTCTCCAAATACGAAGTGGAATTGTCGCATGGCCAACGTctgtttttaaaataatattagcaAAGCCTGTTCGTCGTATTTAGTGACaacaatgaagaaagaagaagaataataataaaagaaaatcaagaaattCCGTAAGCAAAACATACACACAAGCGTAACAGTTAGGGCTACGAGGATTGATCGGACTTCGGGCTCTTTGCGAAGGATCTCCCCGATCCAAGCTAGTAGTGCGTATCTAATAAGAAGTTTTAGCTGAATACAATGCGTAAGCTGGGAGTTAGGAGAGTAGGACATACCCCCATCCACTGGTAGCGAAGGTCATGAAGTAGAAGGCCATGACTGTGGGCGTGGAATCAGGCCAGGCGGATAAGACAGAACAGCAGAGTACTTGCAGCAGCTTTGGTTATGTTAGACAAACCGCGAGTAAAATCccattatagtatatttattggAGTGTGAATCCACTTACCGCTGCACAGACGGCCACTTGCCATCGCCATTGCTTCTTGTCACTCAGATAATTGAGACCGACATTGGTGACGATTGAGATTGCGTATCCGCCCAAGGGGATGAGGTTGACAGTGTAGGTGCTATTCCCATCAATAAGGGTCTTTACAGCCAAGGACGGGATAATGTATCTTACCTATATAGCTGTTCACCGTTGTCATTTTTCAGGCCCTGACACGGATCAGTATTCCACCTTGACACCATCACAACTAATTGGGATATACCTTGAGATACAACAGAAAATATGAGTTGCACCTCTGACTCCATGCATATTGAAGATAGGCAGCGATATAGAGCCAGCTCAATGGGCTTTTCAAAAGAGcacggatcttcttcaggaCAACTTGCCGATTGACAAGTTCGTTCGTCTTAATCCCATAGCTCGCCATGCGGTCCACAGCAATTTTGCGTTCGGTTTTTGTTAACCACAGCGCCCGGGTGATGCTTGGAGAATCGGGGATAATGAATAGGCCAAGCATGCCCCATGCCATCGTTATACAACCTGTGACTATGAACAGCCATTGCCATCCTTGTAGTCCGCCTGCGCCATCCAGGTTCTTGTATAAGGCTGCTTGTAGAATACCGAGGAACATATTACCTGCCGTACCACTGACACCGAAGATTGCCAGACGTGTTCCCAGTTCTTCCGGAGTATCTAGAGCTCTCGTTAGCTTGAAATAAGAGGCAGGAATGCGATATCCGTTGACTTACACCAGTTGAACAGTAGACTAGCAAGACCTGGCCAAGATGTCTGCCTTTTTTAAGTGTCTATACTTTTATCTTAGCAATGGTGAAGTTGTACTTACGGACTCGAAAACCCCCAAAAAGAATCTCAGTGCATATACAGTCCTTGCATTCTTTGCGGCAAATGTGCTGCATTGAGCATTAGCATGCTATAGACAACTTAGAGAGACTCATACGCCAAATTCAATGCACCCCAAATAATTTCACAGGTCGGCAGCCATACAGATGGCCTGATCTTGGTTTGCGTCAGTTGCGACGGCACGATTGCTATAGCGTATCcgatagaaaagaatgtcGTGAATTCCACAAGTTCGTTGCCATAAAGGCTGAGGGATTCCTTCATTCCTGAAACGTATGCTTGGGTAGTTGCAGACTGGTCCATGTCCTACAGTTCATCTGGTTAATTTCaatatttttcttatcttcaaAACAAAACACTTGTCCAGATTACGCCGAGAAACCGACCTTGGTCAAGCCAGAAACAAATGCCCAtgtcaacaacaaaaaaTCAATTTTAAGGACCACCAAACGCTCTCTGCTCTTGCAGAGTTTCGATAAAATTGGGTTGTCCCATACTCGACTTCTTGTAGCTCGTGAGCTCTCATCATTCGAAGGGCGTTGTTCAATAACCACACTGTTTTTGGTCGTCGCCATCCTTCAGCTGGGCATATAAGCCTTTAGCGTGGTACGTCGTACCCAGTTGGAACTAAATTCCTTCATCGGAGACAAAAAGGTGCTTTGCGCTTGCAGACAGAAGGTTTATATGCTGGAAGGAATCTCTCATTTGTAAATTGCGCGATAGTTATCATCGATGGTCTGCGACATTGGCCTGTAGCCAAGTATTAGATACAAAGTCTGATTGGATCTTCGTAAAAGGCCAAAGATTTAAGATGGCTAAGAATTTTATTTCAAAAAACAATATGCAAGTTCTCTTTTAGTGTGTAAAAGAGTTTGAGTGTATGCAATACAGCATATGTGAATGGGTGTTGATGGTGTATTTCTTGGCTTGAAAGGTATCATCGTGTCATATCATTAAACCATTTGACACATGTTCCAAGATTGTGACCCCAACAGGTAATTTTGTTCGGAGCTCCTCCGGTCTTAGTTTCACCAATTCTCTTAAGAAGCAACAAGGATATGGCTGGGGTCATGGAGAATGGAGGGGTATAATGTTGCTATTCTTGAACTGTCTAGCCTCCATCTGTAGTGGCATCTCAGTATGTGTCCGTCTATAAAACCCGGCCCCCTCCCGATCGGCATAGAATGCAACATCAATCTTTGCTACTGTTATCTAGTAACCAAGTCTGTAATATCAGTATCTAATAGATTTTAGATATCATGCCTAACGACGCTTCTGCCCC
This window harbors:
- a CDS encoding putative ubiquitin-like activating enzyme; this translates as MTDAFPSALTGPSSKERKYDRQLRLWAASGQKALEESRVLLVNSDGPWSNQSTGVSGVVGVETLKNLVLPGIGGFTIVDPATVTEADLGVNFFLEEQSLGKPRAAETCRLLKELNPDVEGSFQSKSITELLRQDPGFLAQHRLVLVSGPMKRPSLDALCKAASELNIPVLYTRSVGFYSSFSLQLPPLFPIVETHPDPETTQDLRLLNPWPELAEAASRIDDLETLDDHQHGHVPYLLLLLHYLEKWKEAHNGNVPSNYKEKSEFREMVRSSARTCNPEGGEENYDEAVAAVLKSLNPFSLRSSTREIFEMEECKNPRADSADFWIIASAVREFFQQHNVLPLPGSLPDMKAQSADYVSLQNIYKSKAKKDVEEVTNIVRRIESQIGSRSGDIPEKEIEIFCKNAAHIKVIRGRSIPEIDGEAQTLKAIRNSISIPDSLIPVFIAFQALDNVVTDLQEGRIPSGSIDDEVAWGAQIDRVLSALTADDQSTIDEDARERISEAIQELRRTEGGELHNISSLTGGLVAQEALKVITRQYVPLDNTCIFDGVRSRSEMYTL
- a CDS encoding putative vitamin H transporter; translated protein: MATTKNSVVIEQRPSNDESSRATRSRVWDNPILSKLCKSRERLVVLKIDFLLLTWAFVSGLTKDMDQSATTQAYVSGMKESLSLYGNELVEFTTFFSIGYAIAIVPSQLTQTKIRPSVWLPTCEIIWGALNLATFAAKNARTVYALRFFLGVFESTSWPGLASLLFNWYTPEELGTRLAIFGVSGTAGNMFLGILQAALYKNLDGAGGLQGWQWLFIVTGCITMAWGMLGLFIIPDSPSITRALWLTKTERKIAVDRMASYGIKTNELVNRQVVLKKIRALLKSPLSWLYIAAYLQYAWSQRCNSYFLLYLKVRYIIPSLAVKTLIDGNSTYTVNLIPLGGYAISIVTNVGLNYLSDKKQWRWQVAVCAALLQVLCCSVLSAWPDSTPTVMAFYFMTFATSGWGYALLAWIGEILRKEPEVRSILVALTVTLVYVGHATIPLRIWRTSDSPRYPIGFPLSAAWAAGSIVSMMGIEFYIRRQAVHI